One Urocitellus parryii isolate mUroPar1 chromosome 8, mUroPar1.hap1, whole genome shotgun sequence DNA window includes the following coding sequences:
- the Zscan31 gene encoding LOW QUALITY PROTEIN: zinc finger and SCAN domain-containing protein 31 (The sequence of the model RefSeq protein was modified relative to this genomic sequence to represent the inferred CDS: inserted 3 bases in 2 codons; deleted 5 bases in 4 codons; substituted 2 bases at 2 genomic stop codons): MASTEEQDELKIVKVEEDPLWDQETYLPVNSFSGQEASHGLLRQFCFQEIPGPXEALSRLQELCHQWRRLEIHTKEHILELLVLEQLLIILPEELQAWVHHLEXVAVVEDLEQELGEPGNQAPYQEYRHVNVLTEDMVHPKGKQESTVTQLQSMVTQFKYEAFGLHQFQEQGAKTIPENQKLVSKQKVLKEMEHLGESRFQKNVSLDSKYRETCKHENKVEKQSCHSVGERCHQWNECGKSFTQSSVLIQHQRIHTGEKPHECEGCRKAFSLIEHQWNHTGEKPYQCKECGKSFSASNSLIRHRRIHTGEKPYQCEACGKAFCLSSXRLHTEEKCYQCNQYGKAFSQNAGLFQHLXIHTDEKPYQCSQWCKSFSRWTLLMKHQRSHTGERPYKCDECGKPSVITATLLAILESILLLNWSNFMYFQAPKWDFLGKIFK; encoded by the exons ATGGCTTCAACAGAGGAACAGGATGAACTTAAGATTGTGAAGGTGGAAGAAGATCCTCTCTGGGATCAAGAAACCTACCTTCCAGTGAACAGCTTTTCTGGCCAGGAGGCCTCACACGGACTTTTA AGACAATTTTGTTTCCAAGAGATTCCTGGTCCTTGAGAAGCTCTAAGCAGGCTCCAAGAACTCTGTCATCAGTGGCGGAGACTAGAGATTCACACCAAGGAGCATATTCTAGAGCTGCTGGTGCTAGAGCAGCTCCTGATCATTCTACCTGAGGAGCTACAGGCCTGGGTGCACCATCTAGA AGTAGCTGTGGTGGAAGATCTGGAGCAAGAGCTTGGTGAGCCTGGGAACCAG GCCCCATACCAGGAATACAGACATGTTAACGTGCTTACAGAGGACATGGTACATCCCAAGGGCAAGCAGGAATCAACAGTCACCCAGCTCCAGTCTATGGTG ACACAGTTCAAATATGAAGCTTTTGGCCTCCACCAATTTCAAGAACAAG GGGCTAAGACTATACCTGAAAACCAGAAGTTGGTATCAAAACAGAAAGTCTTAAAAGAAATGGAACAT TTGGGGGAGAGCAGATTccaaaaaaatgtttctctggATTCTAAGTACAGAGAAACTTGTAAACATGAGAACAAGGTAGAAAAGCAGAGTTGCCATTCTGTTGGAGAAAGATGTCACCAGTGGAATGAATGTGGAAAAAGCTTCACTCAGAGCTCAGTCCTCATTCAGcaccagagaatccacactggggagaagccacATGAATGTGAAGGATGTAGGAAGGCTTTCAGCCTGATTGAACATCAGTGGaaccacactggagagaaaccctatcaATGTAAG GAGTGTGGGAAATCCTTCAGTGCCAGCAATAGCCTCATCAGACACAGAAGAATCCACACAGGAGAAAAACCCTATCAATGTGAAGCATGTGGAAAGGCTTTCTGCCTCAGCT TTAGATTACACACTGAAGAGAAATGCTATCAGTGTAATCAGTATGGCAAAGCCTTTAGTCAGAATGCAGGACTTTTCCAGCATCTCTAAATCCACACTGATGAGAAACCTTATCAATGCAGTCAGTGGTGTAAAAGCTTTAGTAGGTGGACACTCCTTATGAAACATCAAAGAAGCCACACTGGAGAGAGACCTTATAAGTGTGATGAGTGTGGGAAACCTTCGGTCATCACTGCCACCTTATTAGCCATTTTAGAATCCATACTGTTGCTGAACTGGTCTAATTTCATGTACTTTCAGGCCCCTAAATGGGACTTTCTTGGAAAGATTTTTAAGTGa